CGAGATAAGGCCCGCAGCTGCTGACGCCGCTAGAAATCCAACAAACATCCTCGGCGGGCGTCGCTTCTGGATTTCGTGAGCAGCGACGACTAGGCACGTTCCACCTTGATTGGCGGAATACCCAAACCAGAAGGCAAGCACGCAAAGCAGAAATTCGAGGGCTATCGAAGCCAATTGTAGACCTGCTCAATCATCTTGTCAGCCTCAACGGGCAACGTTTCGGCGCCGGGACCGCCCTGTCTGGCCCACGGGTCCTGAATGGACTTGTTTTCCGTAGCCGAGCAGTTGGCAGAGGCTGCTAGAGCCGGATTTGTCGAACCCATTAGCTGAAAGCAGCCGTTCGGATAGAGTGCCGAGGATGTCGAGATCTCCGCGCGACAACGCAGAGACACACTCATCGATGACGCGCTCTCGCGCTTTGAGTAAAGCTCCAGTCAGACGTTCCCCCGAACCGGTGAGGTGGATAAGTCGCGCGCGTTGGTCTGCATTATTCCGGCGTCGTTCCACCAAATCGTCCTGTACCAGTCTGTCGATCAGCCTCACTGTTCCAGCATGCGACAGCCTAATCCGGGTCGCTAGAACACTGATTGGAAGCCCAGGCTCCAAACTCAGAAATATCATCATCGCGGTCGCGGAGCCGCTGGGTGAAAGCGAGGCCGAGACGCTGGCGATGCTTTCGGCGACCGCCAGCGCCAGAGCACCAAAATGATATTTGGCGACCTCAGGCTCCATTCCGAAATAATATATGCGTCGCGCATAGACATCAAGATGGGAGAAATGTATGACCGACGCATACATCTCTCACGGATTCGGATATGGTCATGCTCAACAAAGGGCTCGGCTCGGAT
The DNA window shown above is from Caulobacter sp. FWC26 and carries:
- a CDS encoding MarR family transcriptional regulator; this translates as MYASVIHFSHLDVYARRIYYFGMEPEVAKYHFGALALAVAESIASVSASLSPSGSATAMMIFLSLEPGLPISVLATRIRLSHAGTVRLIDRLVQDDLVERRRNNADQRARLIHLTGSGERLTGALLKARERVIDECVSALSRGDLDILGTLSERLLSANGFDKSGSSSLCQLLGYGKQVHSGPVGQTGRSRRRNVAR